A part of Leifsonia xyli subsp. xyli str. CTCB07 genomic DNA contains:
- the sucC gene encoding ADP-forming succinate--CoA ligase subunit beta — protein sequence MDLYEYQARDLFEKYGVPVLPGIVADTPEEVRAAAEKLGGVNVVKAQVKTGGRGKVGGVKVAKNPDEAEEAAKAILGLDIKGHVVRRVMVSGGARIAREFYFSVLLDRANRSYLSLTSVEGGMEIEQLAVEKPEALARIGVDPIAGVDTTKATEIARAAGFPEELVSKVADVFVKLYDVYKGEDATLVEVNPLVLTEEGEVIALDGKVTLDENAGFRHPEHEELEDKAAADPLEAKAKEADLNYVKLDGQVGIIGNGAGLVMSTLDVVAYAGERHKGVKPANFLDIGGGASAEVMAAGLDVILNDPQVKSVFVNVFGGITACDAVANGIVKALEILGGDANKPLVVRLDGNNVEEGRRILTDANHPLVTLALTMDEGADKAAELAAK from the coding sequence GTGGATCTATACGAATACCAGGCCAGAGACCTGTTTGAGAAGTACGGGGTCCCGGTCCTTCCGGGCATCGTCGCGGACACTCCCGAGGAGGTCCGTGCGGCCGCGGAGAAGCTCGGCGGGGTGAACGTGGTCAAGGCGCAGGTGAAGACTGGCGGCCGCGGAAAGGTCGGCGGCGTCAAGGTCGCGAAGAACCCCGACGAGGCGGAGGAGGCCGCGAAGGCCATTCTGGGTCTCGACATCAAGGGGCACGTCGTGCGCCGGGTCATGGTCTCCGGTGGCGCTCGCATCGCCCGCGAGTTCTACTTCTCGGTGCTCCTCGACCGGGCCAACCGCTCCTACCTGTCGCTCACGAGCGTCGAGGGCGGCATGGAGATCGAGCAGCTGGCGGTCGAGAAGCCGGAGGCGCTCGCGCGCATCGGGGTCGACCCCATCGCGGGCGTCGACACCACGAAGGCCACCGAGATCGCGAGGGCCGCCGGGTTCCCGGAGGAGCTGGTCTCGAAGGTCGCCGACGTCTTCGTCAAGCTCTACGACGTCTACAAGGGCGAGGACGCGACCCTGGTCGAGGTCAACCCGCTGGTCCTGACCGAGGAGGGCGAGGTGATCGCGCTCGACGGCAAGGTGACGCTCGACGAGAACGCCGGATTCCGTCACCCGGAGCACGAGGAGCTTGAGGACAAGGCCGCGGCCGACCCGCTGGAGGCCAAGGCCAAGGAGGCCGACCTCAACTACGTCAAGCTCGACGGCCAGGTCGGCATCATCGGCAACGGCGCGGGCCTCGTCATGTCGACGCTGGATGTCGTCGCCTACGCGGGTGAGAGGCACAAGGGCGTCAAACCGGCGAACTTCCTCGACATCGGCGGCGGCGCTTCGGCCGAAGTGATGGCGGCCGGGCTGGACGTCATTCTGAACGATCCGCAGGTCAAGAGCGTGTTCGTGAACGTCTTCGGCGGCATCACCGCTTGCGACGCCGTCGCGAACGGCATCGTCAAGGCGCTGGAGATTCTCGGCGGCGACGCCAACAAGCCGCTCGTCGTGCGCCTGGACGGCAACAACGTCGAGGAGGGCCGCCGCATCCTGACCGACGCGAACCACCCGCTGGTCACCCTCGCACTCACCATGGACGAAGGCGCTGACAAAGCCGCCGAGCTGGCCGCGAAGTAA
- the ddaH gene encoding dimethylargininase — MTSSWGRRLVASLIAALTVALVVHAAMIAAFYVGSIAGSTAPTGALIIAVSNYFSFTSVLAFALLFAAGSGGAFDRWWTALIAGALAGFLAPAAGTLATATAAGSPFGGDLLVAVLGTLLGINLLYIVGIAVLTPTFGRWLFRFVSGSARFGSGRKVALVRIPAATLEDGLVTHLERETVDTAKADEQWDAYVAALAGEGWQTVEVASADDLADSVFVEDTAVVFGDVAVLSCPGADERKPEVAGTEAALRAQGLRLEGIEEPGTLDGGDVLTIGDTVYVGRSGRTNAEGIRQLRALVTPLGYTVVAVPVTKALHLKTAVTALPDGTVIGYEPIVDDVRFFERFLPVPEAHGTAVVILDEVTVLMSASAPQSVALIQDLGYRVVTVDISEFEKREGGVTCLSVRLR, encoded by the coding sequence ATGACTTCTTCGTGGGGCCGCCGGCTTGTCGCATCCTTGATCGCCGCCTTGACGGTGGCCCTGGTCGTTCATGCGGCCATGATCGCCGCGTTCTATGTCGGCAGCATCGCCGGGTCGACGGCTCCTACGGGTGCGCTCATCATCGCGGTCAGCAACTACTTCTCCTTCACGAGTGTGCTCGCTTTCGCCCTGCTCTTCGCCGCAGGTTCGGGCGGTGCGTTCGATCGGTGGTGGACCGCGCTCATCGCCGGCGCGCTCGCCGGCTTCCTCGCTCCGGCGGCCGGCACGCTGGCGACGGCGACCGCGGCCGGCTCCCCGTTCGGCGGCGACCTCCTGGTTGCGGTGCTGGGCACGCTGCTCGGGATCAACCTGCTCTACATCGTCGGGATCGCCGTGCTGACCCCCACGTTCGGCCGCTGGCTGTTCCGCTTCGTGTCGGGCAGCGCCCGCTTCGGGTCCGGCCGCAAGGTCGCGCTGGTCCGCATCCCCGCCGCCACCCTCGAGGACGGCCTGGTCACCCACCTCGAGCGCGAAACGGTCGACACCGCCAAAGCCGATGAGCAGTGGGACGCCTACGTCGCCGCTCTCGCGGGGGAGGGCTGGCAGACGGTCGAGGTCGCCAGCGCCGACGATCTCGCGGACTCAGTGTTCGTCGAGGACACCGCCGTCGTCTTCGGCGATGTCGCCGTCCTCTCGTGTCCCGGCGCCGACGAGCGCAAGCCGGAGGTCGCGGGCACGGAGGCGGCGCTGCGCGCCCAGGGCCTGCGCCTGGAGGGCATCGAGGAACCGGGCACGCTCGACGGCGGCGATGTCCTGACGATTGGCGACACGGTGTACGTTGGCCGCAGCGGCCGAACCAATGCTGAGGGCATCCGCCAGCTGCGCGCCCTCGTGACGCCGCTCGGCTACACGGTGGTCGCGGTTCCGGTGACCAAAGCCCTGCACCTGAAGACCGCCGTCACCGCGCTGCCCGATGGCACCGTGATCGGGTATGAGCCCATCGTGGACGATGTCCGTTTCTTCGAGCGTTTCCTCCCCGTTCCGGAGGCACACGGCACGGCTGTCGTGATCTTGGATGAGGTGACCGTGCTGATGTCCGCCAGCGCCCCGCAGTCGGTGGCGCTGATCCAGGACCTCGGCTACCGGGTCGTCACCGTGGACATCTCCGAGTTCGAGAAGCGCGAGGGGGGCGTGACCTGCCTCTCCGTCCGGCTTCGCTGA
- a CDS encoding threonine/serine exporter family protein: protein MRFWRGRHWLKPEFQRRQVEVEQLVESPSVQLQEFLVQLGGALLSIGMASTDIQNTLKRVATALGSPKAAIFVFPTLMAVGMPGKQQTRFEVAVPSGEEMRFDRASSVYAVADRALTGTITATEGIKVLHAVEVAKPRFRGLVRVFGHGFAAAGVALVLLGAEVPTMLDALALGMLVGVVKLAVRPKTHAAILFPVATAFLLALLIFSLGKTVIVGAPLQALIPPLVTLLPGAVLTTGAWELAAGDTIAGASRLVSGIVQLGFLATGILAAMTITGVPASAALIATTPTPSPFQPWVGVLLFSLGVYLYYCGPRRSLFFLTFVLLAVYGAQMLGAMLLGTVFSGFFGACALTLLAYLIQSAPGAPPAVVCFLPSFWLLVPGATGLIQLAQSAAGVGFDPSSIPSVLGSIVAIALGVLVGTALFRQIYTFTPAFWGLRPV, encoded by the coding sequence ATGAGATTCTGGCGGGGTCGCCACTGGTTGAAGCCGGAGTTCCAGCGGCGGCAGGTCGAGGTGGAACAGCTTGTGGAGAGCCCGTCCGTGCAGTTGCAGGAGTTCTTGGTCCAGCTCGGCGGCGCGCTGCTCTCGATCGGAATGGCCTCGACCGATATCCAGAACACGCTGAAACGGGTCGCCACGGCCCTCGGCTCGCCGAAGGCCGCGATTTTCGTGTTCCCGACGCTCATGGCCGTCGGGATGCCGGGGAAGCAGCAGACGCGCTTCGAGGTCGCCGTCCCTTCCGGCGAGGAGATGCGCTTCGACCGCGCCTCCTCTGTCTACGCGGTCGCGGACCGGGCTCTCACCGGGACGATCACCGCCACCGAGGGCATCAAAGTGCTGCACGCGGTCGAGGTCGCGAAACCGCGGTTCCGTGGTCTTGTCCGTGTTTTCGGGCACGGGTTCGCCGCTGCCGGGGTCGCCCTCGTGCTCCTCGGAGCCGAAGTTCCCACCATGCTGGACGCCCTGGCGCTAGGGATGCTGGTCGGTGTGGTGAAACTGGCGGTGCGCCCCAAAACCCACGCCGCCATTCTGTTTCCCGTCGCCACCGCCTTCCTGCTCGCGCTGCTGATCTTCTCGCTCGGGAAGACTGTGATCGTCGGCGCGCCGTTGCAGGCGCTCATCCCACCGCTGGTCACGCTCCTGCCCGGCGCGGTCCTCACGACCGGCGCCTGGGAGCTGGCGGCAGGGGACACGATCGCGGGCGCCAGCCGGCTGGTCTCGGGGATCGTCCAGCTCGGTTTCCTCGCGACCGGGATCCTGGCGGCGATGACCATCACTGGTGTCCCCGCGAGCGCAGCGCTGATCGCGACAACGCCCACGCCCTCCCCGTTCCAGCCGTGGGTCGGCGTGCTCCTGTTCTCTCTGGGCGTCTACCTCTACTATTGCGGACCGCGGCGCTCGTTGTTCTTTCTGACGTTCGTGCTCCTGGCGGTTTACGGCGCACAGATGCTCGGCGCGATGCTCCTGGGCACGGTTTTCAGTGGGTTCTTCGGCGCCTGCGCGCTCACGCTCCTGGCCTACCTGATCCAGTCGGCGCCGGGCGCGCCCCCGGCGGTCGTGTGCTTCCTGCCCTCGTTCTGGCTGCTCGTCCCCGGGGCGACCGGGCTTATCCAGCTCGCTCAGAGCGCGGCCGGCGTCGGCTTCGATCCGAGCAGCATCCCCAGTGTGCTGGGCTCCATTGTGGCGATCGCTCTCGGCGTGCTGGTGGGGACGGCGCTGTTTCGCCAGATCTACACGTTCACGCCGGCGTTCTGGGGGCTGCGTCCGGTCTGA
- the purH gene encoding bifunctional phosphoribosylaminoimidazolecarboxamide formyltransferase/IMP cyclohydrolase, translating into MNGPRHDTSLFRERDVVPIRRALISVSDKTGLLDLAASLADAGVEIVSTGSTAQTIREAGHTVTDVASVTGFPESLDGRVKTLHPAIHSGLLADLRLASHEEQLKDLGIEPFELVVVNLYPFVETVASGAVDDDVVEQIDIGGPAMVRASAKNHANVAIVVSPADYAGLAAAVAAGGTTWGQRRELAARAFAHTAAYDGAVAAWFAGEAPDLSAVAERFEVRAEWGQPLRYGENAHQAAALYADPAGCGIAQASQHGGKEMSYNNYVDADAALRSAYDFAEPAVAIVKHANPCGIAVAGDIAEAHRKAHECDPVSAYGGVIAANRTVTLAMAETVRGIFTEVLIAPGYEPGALELLKTKKNLRILELPVGYARSLTEFRQISGGVLVQDTDRFDEFDSSGWTLVAGAEADAVTRADLEFTWKACRAVKSNAILLAKDGASVGVGMGQVNRVDSCTLAVSRAAERAVGAVAASDAFFPFADGPEILIAAGVAAIVQPGGSIRDEEVIASATAAGVTMYFTGERHFFH; encoded by the coding sequence ATGAACGGCCCCCGCCACGACACCAGCCTCTTCCGCGAACGGGATGTCGTTCCGATCCGACGCGCGCTGATCTCGGTCAGCGACAAGACCGGTCTGCTCGACCTGGCGGCGTCCCTGGCGGACGCCGGTGTCGAGATCGTGTCGACCGGGTCGACCGCCCAGACCATCCGGGAGGCCGGGCACACGGTCACCGATGTCGCGAGCGTCACCGGCTTCCCCGAGTCGCTCGACGGCCGTGTCAAGACGCTGCACCCGGCCATCCACTCCGGCCTGCTGGCCGATCTGCGGCTCGCCTCGCACGAGGAGCAGCTGAAGGATCTTGGCATCGAGCCGTTCGAGCTCGTCGTTGTGAACCTGTACCCGTTCGTCGAGACGGTCGCTTCGGGTGCGGTGGACGACGACGTGGTCGAGCAGATCGACATCGGGGGGCCGGCGATGGTGCGGGCGTCCGCCAAGAACCACGCCAACGTCGCGATCGTCGTCTCGCCCGCCGACTACGCAGGTCTCGCCGCCGCGGTCGCCGCCGGCGGCACCACCTGGGGCCAGCGCCGCGAGCTGGCGGCGCGCGCGTTCGCGCACACGGCCGCCTACGACGGGGCGGTCGCCGCGTGGTTCGCGGGCGAGGCCCCGGACCTCTCCGCTGTCGCCGAACGGTTCGAGGTCCGCGCCGAGTGGGGGCAGCCGCTCCGCTACGGCGAGAACGCGCACCAGGCAGCGGCCCTCTACGCGGACCCGGCTGGCTGCGGCATCGCGCAGGCGTCGCAGCACGGGGGCAAGGAGATGTCGTACAACAACTATGTGGACGCCGACGCCGCTCTCCGCAGCGCGTACGACTTCGCCGAGCCGGCTGTCGCGATCGTCAAGCACGCGAACCCGTGCGGCATCGCGGTCGCCGGCGACATCGCGGAAGCGCACCGCAAGGCCCACGAGTGCGACCCCGTCTCCGCCTATGGCGGTGTGATCGCCGCGAACCGGACGGTGACCCTCGCGATGGCGGAGACGGTGAGGGGCATCTTCACCGAGGTGCTGATCGCGCCCGGCTACGAGCCGGGGGCGCTCGAACTGCTGAAGACGAAGAAGAACCTGCGCATCCTGGAACTGCCGGTCGGCTACGCGCGGTCGCTGACCGAGTTCCGGCAGATCTCGGGCGGCGTTCTGGTTCAGGACACCGACCGCTTCGATGAGTTCGACTCCTCCGGCTGGACTCTCGTCGCCGGAGCCGAGGCGGACGCCGTCACCCGCGCCGACCTCGAGTTCACCTGGAAGGCGTGCCGCGCTGTGAAGTCGAACGCCATCCTGCTCGCCAAGGACGGCGCCTCTGTCGGCGTCGGGATGGGCCAGGTCAACCGCGTGGACTCGTGTACCCTCGCCGTCAGCCGCGCAGCGGAGCGGGCTGTGGGCGCGGTTGCCGCCTCGGACGCCTTCTTCCCGTTCGCGGACGGTCCGGAGATCCTGATCGCCGCCGGTGTGGCGGCGATCGTGCAGCCCGGCGGCTCCATCCGCGACGAGGAGGTGATCGCCTCCGCGACGGCGGCCGGCGTCACCATGTACTTCACCGGTGAGCGGCATTTCTTCCACTGA
- a CDS encoding cell division protein PerM produces MNRTTVALLAALEAVVVAAVGLGICVVPFTILWAAQYHLGSEFLVVWRAAVDVWLTGHGVNLTVTLDTQTVATLGLPGAATPFQVTIALLGFAALTAGLGVRTGMRAAETPFRFTGAVSALTAFLTVSVLVTLTAGSAPVQPSVWQGTLLPPFVYGVGIAAGFAFAAGYTPRAADAASADAASADAPGGATTGAPAPEPLAAEARDGASASPVALLTALSARVGVRAIALSVPAPVRTAAVGALRAGTAAAAIVIGLASLILTLLIFGNYGAIISLYEQLQTGVAGGIALTVGQLALLPNLVIWLASWLIGPGFAIGTGSSVSPIGTDLGPLPGLPLFGVIPAHGYSFGLVGVVVPLLAGFLAGALLRGTRRVDTDGAFTLFLIALGIGIVSGVELGLLAWGSSGALGPGRLHEVGPNPWLVGALAAAEVAVAAVIGLLAGGRRRR; encoded by the coding sequence ATGAATCGCACAACCGTCGCCCTGCTCGCCGCGCTGGAAGCGGTTGTCGTCGCGGCGGTCGGACTCGGGATCTGCGTCGTGCCGTTCACGATCCTCTGGGCGGCCCAGTATCATCTCGGTTCCGAATTCCTGGTCGTGTGGCGCGCGGCGGTCGATGTCTGGCTGACCGGCCACGGGGTCAACCTGACTGTGACGCTCGACACCCAGACCGTTGCGACGCTCGGGCTGCCGGGCGCGGCGACGCCGTTCCAGGTGACGATCGCCCTACTGGGGTTCGCCGCTCTCACTGCCGGGCTCGGCGTCCGGACCGGGATGCGCGCCGCCGAGACGCCGTTCCGGTTCACGGGCGCGGTGAGTGCGCTCACCGCCTTCCTGACTGTGTCGGTCCTCGTGACACTGACCGCAGGCAGCGCGCCGGTGCAGCCGTCGGTGTGGCAGGGGACTCTGCTGCCGCCGTTCGTGTACGGGGTGGGCATCGCTGCGGGGTTCGCGTTCGCAGCCGGGTACACGCCGCGCGCGGCCGACGCTGCGAGCGCCGACGCTGCGAGCGCGGACGCTCCGGGTGGTGCGACGACGGGTGCGCCAGCGCCGGAACCGCTGGCCGCGGAAGCACGGGACGGCGCATCGGCGAGCCCCGTCGCCCTCCTCACCGCTCTCAGCGCCCGAGTCGGAGTCCGTGCGATCGCCCTCTCGGTCCCGGCTCCTGTTCGGACGGCGGCTGTCGGCGCTCTTCGCGCCGGGACCGCCGCCGCCGCTATCGTCATCGGGCTGGCCTCCCTCATCCTGACGCTGCTCATCTTCGGCAACTACGGTGCGATCATCAGCCTGTACGAGCAGTTGCAGACCGGTGTCGCGGGCGGAATCGCGCTCACCGTCGGGCAACTGGCTTTGCTGCCGAACCTTGTGATCTGGCTGGCGTCGTGGCTCATCGGTCCGGGCTTCGCGATCGGAACCGGTTCGTCGGTGAGTCCGATCGGAACCGATCTCGGGCCCCTGCCCGGGCTCCCGCTGTTCGGGGTGATCCCGGCTCACGGGTACTCGTTCGGGCTGGTGGGGGTCGTGGTGCCGCTGCTTGCGGGCTTCCTCGCGGGGGCGCTGCTCCGCGGCACACGCCGGGTGGACACCGACGGCGCGTTTACCCTCTTTCTCATCGCGCTCGGCATCGGTATAGTTTCCGGCGTTGAGCTCGGTCTGCTCGCGTGGGGGTCCTCTGGTGCGCTCGGCCCTGGTCGGCTGCACGAGGTGGGGCCGAACCCGTGGCTGGTCGGAGCTCTCGCGGCGGCGGAGGTCGCGGTCGCTGCTGTGATCGGTTTGCTGGCGGGAGGACGAAGGCGGAGATGA
- the purN gene encoding phosphoribosylglycinamide formyltransferase, with amino-acid sequence MLSIVVLISGAGSNLRALLEAAADAEFLARVVAVGADRDADGLAHAEEFGVPSFTVPFTSYDDRVEWGDALLAQIEQWQPDLVILSGFMRLVPPRVVAAFSPFLLNTHPAYLPEFPGAHGVRDALAAGVTQTGASLIVVDDGVDAGPIVCQERVPVEPGDTEASLHERIKPVERRLLIGAVLDIANGHLDLKELSRA; translated from the coding sequence GTGCTTTCGATTGTGGTTCTGATCTCCGGCGCTGGCTCCAACCTGCGCGCTCTGCTGGAGGCTGCGGCCGATGCCGAGTTCCTCGCGCGCGTGGTCGCCGTCGGCGCCGACCGCGATGCGGACGGCCTTGCACACGCGGAGGAGTTCGGCGTGCCGAGTTTCACGGTGCCGTTCACGTCGTACGACGATCGTGTCGAATGGGGGGACGCGTTGCTCGCGCAGATCGAGCAGTGGCAGCCGGACCTCGTCATCCTCTCCGGCTTCATGCGGCTGGTGCCCCCGCGCGTGGTCGCGGCGTTCTCGCCCTTCCTTCTCAACACCCACCCGGCCTACCTTCCCGAGTTCCCCGGCGCCCACGGGGTGCGGGACGCGCTGGCCGCGGGTGTGACCCAGACCGGCGCGAGCCTGATCGTCGTGGACGACGGAGTGGACGCCGGGCCGATCGTCTGCCAGGAGCGCGTGCCGGTGGAGCCGGGGGACACCGAGGCCAGCCTGCACGAGCGCATCAAACCTGTGGAGCGGCGGCTGCTCATCGGAGCTGTGCTCGACATCGCCAACGGACACCTCGACCTCAAGGAGCTTTCCCGAGCATGA
- the sucD gene encoding succinate--CoA ligase subunit alpha, whose amino-acid sequence MSIFLNKDSKVIVQGITGGEGTKHTALMLKAGTTVVGGVNARKAGTSVTHGDVELPVFGTVVEAIEKTGADVSIVFVPPAFAKDAMVEAIDAEIPLLVVITEGIPVQDAAEVWAYAKEKGNKTRIIGPNCPGVIIPGESLVGITPATITGKGPIGLVSKSGTLTYQMMYELRDLGFSTAIGIGGDPIIGTTHIDALAAFEADPETRAIVMIGEIGGDAEERAADFIKANVTKPVVGYVAGFTAPEGKTMGHAGAIVSGSAGTAQAKKEALEAAGVKVGKTPSETASLLREVYAAL is encoded by the coding sequence ATGTCTATCTTCCTCAACAAGGATTCCAAGGTCATCGTCCAGGGCATCACCGGCGGTGAGGGCACCAAGCACACCGCGCTGATGCTGAAGGCCGGCACCACCGTCGTCGGTGGCGTGAACGCCCGTAAGGCGGGCACCTCGGTCACCCACGGCGATGTCGAGCTCCCGGTGTTCGGCACCGTCGTCGAAGCGATCGAGAAGACTGGCGCGGACGTGTCGATCGTCTTCGTGCCGCCGGCGTTCGCGAAGGACGCGATGGTCGAGGCGATCGACGCCGAGATCCCGCTGCTCGTGGTCATCACCGAGGGCATCCCGGTGCAGGACGCCGCCGAGGTGTGGGCCTACGCCAAGGAGAAGGGCAACAAGACCCGGATCATCGGCCCGAACTGCCCCGGTGTCATCATCCCGGGCGAGTCGCTGGTCGGCATCACCCCGGCGACGATCACCGGCAAGGGCCCGATCGGCCTGGTCTCGAAGTCGGGCACGCTCACGTACCAGATGATGTACGAGCTGCGTGACCTGGGCTTCTCGACCGCCATCGGCATCGGCGGCGACCCGATCATCGGGACCACCCACATCGACGCGCTCGCCGCGTTCGAGGCGGACCCCGAGACCAGGGCGATCGTCATGATCGGCGAAATCGGCGGCGATGCCGAGGAGCGGGCGGCCGACTTCATCAAAGCCAATGTGACCAAGCCGGTCGTCGGCTATGTCGCCGGGTTCACCGCGCCGGAAGGCAAGACGATGGGCCACGCGGGCGCGATCGTCTCAGGTTCTGCGGGCACGGCGCAGGCGAAGAAGGAGGCGCTGGAGGCCGCGGGTGTGAAGGTCGGCAAGACCCCGTCCGAGACCGCGTCGCTGCTGCGCGAGGTGTACGCCGCGCTGTAA